From Xenopus tropicalis strain Nigerian chromosome 3, UCB_Xtro_10.0, whole genome shotgun sequence, the proteins below share one genomic window:
- the LOC116409461 gene encoding serine/threonine-protein kinase N2-like — translation MVAVKAMKKSKLTCSLSLSRVLTEKEILLLAKREQHPFLTGLFASFQTEHHVCFAMDYAAGGDLAKWTRNPQFDYEASM, via the exons ATGGTCGCCGTCAAGGCCATGAAAAAGTCAAAACTGACTTGCTCATTAAGTTTAAGCAG AGTTCTGACAGAGAAAGAGATTCTCCTTTTGGCAAAGCGAGAGCAACATCCTTTCCTCACTGGATTGTTTGCCTCGTTCCAAACTGAGCATCATGTTTGCTTCGCCATGGATTATGCGGCTGGAGGCGATTTAGCAAAATGGACAAGAAACCCGCAATTTGACTATGAAGCATCGATGTAA